Proteins from one Syngnathus scovelli strain Florida chromosome 9, RoL_Ssco_1.2, whole genome shotgun sequence genomic window:
- the LOC125975760 gene encoding adenosine receptor A1-like has protein sequence MEFLWLYSFCQCMVSLSTIVASVRLCMVLGGSQAAGPWGGSVARCLGLCLGWVGAIGGALEIPVIVFLNLRTPQCLYTCITLVCCPLLVRQFTVCLLLLLTLDCHLQHRWPGRYSALVTRQRALCVALLCWMASVLTSFGQFIGSEVLDGWGRKGQDQHTANLSNQTTPPPAPSKYAQQRMVIGKHLPYGGFLSKFYVEDLRNFTYAEIHSSHWGVCAPDTILSPQFLVYVHGTAVFTLPLLLLLFLYVDLQCKNVKQSDASLRPRRLALSVSFLVVLCLPLQIVHAVLLFTPGAAVPPWLHAMAVFFFQLYGLVPQVLFTPPEKREGEQGATFALSAPPPPTGKTVQKALCEAARAASWVSAKNSLKAKVCPEV, from the exons ATGGAATTTTTGTGGCTGTACTCATTTTGCCAATGCATGGTGTCATTGAGCACCATTGTGGCGAGCGTGAGGCTATGCATGGTGCTGGGCGGGAGCCAGGCTGCCGGACCCTGGGGCGGCAGTGTGGCCCGATGCCTCGGCCTGTGCTTGGGCTGGGTGGGCGCCATTGGGGGCGCGCTGGAGATCCCTGTCATTGTCTTCCTCAACTTGAGGACCCCGCAGTGCTTGTACACTTGCATCACCCTGGTGTGCTGCCCCCTGCTGGTGAGGCAGTTCACTGTGTGCCTGCTGTTGCTGCTCACGCTGGACTGCCACCTGCAGCATCGCTGGCCCGGCAG GTACTCGGCTCTGGTGACCCGTCAGCGCGCCTTGTGCGTGGCGCTTCTGTGCTGGATGGCTTCTGTCCTGACATCGTTCGGCCAGTTCATTGGCTCCGAGGTCCTTGACGGGTGGGGCAGGAAGGGCCAAGATCAGCACACGGCCAATCTCAGCAACCAAACCACGCCGCCGCCCGCTCCCTCTAAATACGCCCAGCAGCGGATGGTCATCGGGAAGCACCTTCCGTACGGAGGCTTCCTGTCCAAGTTTTACGTGGAGGACTTGCGTAATTTCACCTATGCAGAGATTCACAGCAGTCACTGGGGTGTTTGCGCCCCTGACACCATCCTCAGCCCCCAGTTCTTGGTCTATGTCCACGGAACGGCCGTGTTCACACTACCCTTGCTTCTCCTGTTGTTTCTTTATGTCGATCTTCAATGCAAGAACGTCAAGCAGTCGGACGCCTCGTTGAGGCCGCGCCGTCTGGCTCTGTCCGTCTCCTTCTTAGTTGTGCTCTGTCTGCCGCTCCAAATCGTCCACGCTGTCTTGCTCTTCACCCCTGGCGCCGCTGTGCCCCCCTGGCTTCACGCCATGGCTGTTTTCTTCTTCCAGCTGTATGGCCTGGTGCCCCAGGTTCTCTTCACTCCCCCCGAGAAACGAGAGGGTGAGCAGGGTGCAACCTTTGCCCTCTCTGCTCCTCCACCGCCCACAGGGAAGACGGTTCAGAAGGCCTTGTGTGAAGCAGCACGCGCCGCTTCATGGGTCTCGGCTAAAAACTCCCTGAAAGCTAAAGTCTGCCCTGAGGTCTGA
- the rps19 gene encoding small ribosomal subunit protein eS19 — protein sequence MPGVTVKDVNQQEFVTALAAFLKKSGKLKVPDWVDLVKLGKHKELAPCDENWFYIRAASTVRHLYLRGGAGVGSMTKIYGGRNRNGVCPAHYSVGSKNVARKVLQALELLKMIEKDPNGGRRLTSQGTRDLDRIAGQVAAANKKTV from the exons atgCCAGGTGTCACGGTGAAAGACGTCAACCAGCAGGAGTTCGTCACTGCACTGGCTGCCTTCCTGAAGAA gTCAGGGAAGCTGAAGGTGCCTGACTGGGTGGACCTCGTCAAGCTGGGCAAACACAAGGAGTTGGCCCCCTGTGATGAGAACTGGTTCTACATCAGAGCCG CCTCCACAGTTCGTCACCTGTACCTCCGAGGGGGGGCCGGCGTGGGCTCCATGACCAAAATCTATGGCGGCCGCAATAGGAACGGCGTTTGTCCCGCCCACTACAGCGTTGGATCCAAGAACGTGGCCCGCAAAGTGCTGCAGGCACTCGAGCTTCTCAAGATGATTGAGAAGGACCCCAATGG TGGTCGCAGACTAACCTCCCAGGGAACCAGAGACCTGGACAGAATTGCCGGCCAG GTTGCAGCCGCAAACAAGAAAACTGTTTAA